In one Mucilaginibacter ginsenosidivorax genomic region, the following are encoded:
- a CDS encoding SIR2 family NAD-dependent protein deacylase has protein sequence MKKLVVLTGAGISAESGLKTFRDSDGLWEGYNIEDVATPEAWQRNPALVQQFYNERRKNVMDAKPNAAHYALAKLEAKYDVTIITQNIDDLHERAGSTNVVHLHGIITRSQSSVNPELTYPIEGWEIGMDEVCELGSPLRAHVVWFGEAVPMIETAARICGRAEIFMLIGSSLAVYPAAGLIGYVNRDVPRYVIDPKIPDINVRGPVIKIQEKATVGVVALVDELLKE, from the coding sequence ATGAAAAAGTTGGTAGTATTAACAGGAGCAGGAATAAGCGCTGAGAGCGGTTTAAAGACCTTCAGAGACAGCGATGGCCTTTGGGAAGGTTACAATATAGAAGATGTGGCAACACCCGAAGCGTGGCAGCGTAACCCGGCCCTTGTACAGCAGTTTTATAACGAGCGACGTAAAAATGTGATGGATGCAAAGCCTAATGCTGCACACTACGCCCTGGCCAAGCTGGAAGCGAAATACGACGTAACCATTATTACCCAAAATATAGATGACCTGCATGAAAGGGCAGGATCAACCAATGTGGTGCACCTGCACGGCATCATCACCCGTTCGCAATCAAGTGTTAACCCTGAACTTACTTACCCCATTGAGGGGTGGGAGATTGGGATGGACGAAGTATGCGAGTTAGGATCGCCGTTGCGCGCCCATGTTGTTTGGTTTGGCGAGGCTGTGCCCATGATTGAAACGGCGGCAAGGATTTGTGGCCGTGCGGAAATATTTATGCTGATTGGCTCCTCATTGGCTGTATACCCCGCCGCCGGATTGATTGGCTATGTAAACCGCGATGTGCCCCGGTATGTTATCGATCCTAAAATACCCGATATCAATGTGCGCGGCCCGGTTATCAAAATCCAGGAAAAAGCGACAGTAGGGGTAGTGGCCTTAGTGGATGAATTGTTGAAGGAGTAA
- a CDS encoding Dph6-related ATP pyrophosphatase, whose protein sequence is MKCIFNWSGGKDSALALYHCLQNPDLDIRYLVTTVNDAADRISMHGVRTELLIKQAESIGIPLYQIRLPEMPGMKEYDEVMHYHLAHFKSEGITHSIFGDIFLQDLKDYRDARLSEVGLTGIYPLWKRDTSELIDEFLSLGFGTVIACTQARLERIVGKEIGPELIDALPDDVDVCGENGEFHTFTFKGPIFSNPINYKTGIKIFKEYQAPKNTDDSCVTSPDRKPAGFWYCDLILA, encoded by the coding sequence ATGAAGTGTATTTTTAACTGGAGCGGCGGTAAAGACAGCGCACTGGCTTTGTACCATTGCCTGCAAAATCCGGATCTTGACATCAGGTACCTGGTAACAACTGTTAATGATGCCGCCGACAGGATCTCGATGCATGGCGTACGCACGGAACTATTGATAAAACAGGCCGAAAGTATCGGTATACCATTATACCAGATCCGGCTGCCCGAGATGCCGGGTATGAAGGAGTATGACGAAGTGATGCATTATCACCTGGCCCATTTCAAAAGCGAGGGCATTACGCATTCTATTTTTGGCGACATCTTTTTGCAGGATTTGAAAGACTACCGGGATGCAAGGCTGAGCGAAGTTGGTCTTACCGGTATTTACCCATTATGGAAACGAGACACCAGCGAACTGATCGACGAATTTTTAAGCCTTGGATTTGGAACGGTAATAGCCTGCACCCAGGCACGTCTCGAGCGTATAGTAGGGAAGGAGATAGGCCCTGAATTAATTGACGCCTTGCCAGATGATGTAGACGTTTGCGGAGAGAACGGTGAGTTTCACACCTTCACTTTTAAGGGGCCTATCTTTTCAAACCCCATTAACTATAAAACCGGGATTAAAATATTCAAGGAATACCAGGCCCCAAAAAACACCGACGATTCCTGCGTTACAAGCCCGGACCGAAAGCCAGCCGGTTTTTGGTATTGCGACCTTATTTTGGCTTGA
- a CDS encoding DUF3291 domain-containing protein — MYVSLTIIRYRKLFIPFALLAMAIHRLPLLLQKGCTFYKLLGSGKNGTFDLQPDWRQWGLLACWESREDFDQFYNQSFVSGWWKIFGNEGYTVLCQPLQSHGKWSGKEPFGNPEATNYTGPVAVLTRATIRISRLKNFWSHVDEVAALMTSAPGYVTSFGVGEAPVYRQATFSVWKSIDDVKNFAYKSREHAEVIKLTRSENWYSEELFARFRIVTSFGALDGKDPLNDLLKN; from the coding sequence ATGTATGTTAGCTTAACCATAATACGTTACCGCAAGCTGTTTATACCATTCGCATTACTCGCCATGGCTATCCACCGGCTGCCGCTGCTGTTGCAAAAAGGCTGCACATTTTACAAGCTGCTTGGCTCTGGTAAAAACGGAACTTTTGATTTACAGCCCGACTGGCGGCAATGGGGCTTACTGGCCTGCTGGGAAAGTCGCGAAGATTTTGACCAGTTTTATAACCAGTCTTTTGTATCCGGCTGGTGGAAAATTTTTGGTAATGAGGGCTACACCGTACTATGCCAGCCCCTGCAAAGCCATGGTAAGTGGAGCGGCAAAGAGCCCTTTGGCAATCCCGAAGCCACAAATTATACCGGGCCCGTGGCGGTATTAACCCGTGCCACCATCCGCATAAGCAGGCTTAAAAATTTCTGGAGCCATGTAGATGAGGTGGCCGCGTTAATGACATCGGCCCCAGGTTACGTTACATCGTTTGGCGTTGGCGAAGCGCCAGTTTACCGGCAGGCAACATTTTCTGTATGGAAAAGCATCGATGACGTAAAAAACTTTGCCTACAAAAGTCGGGAGCACGCCGAGGTAATAAAACTTACCCGCAGTGAGAACTGGTACAGCGAAGAACTATTTGCCCGCTTCCGGATAGTTACCAGCTTTGGCGCGCTTGATGGCAAAGACCCTTTAAATGACTTATTGAAAAATTAA
- a CDS encoding ThuA domain-containing protein, which yields MKKLIIICLLTGLAIIDAAAKTKVLVFCKTAGFHHNSIAVGVPAIMKLGAENGFAVDSTTNAEKFTTANLKQYAAVIFLSTTGDVLNDAQQTAFEQYIKAGGGFVGVHAATDTEYDWAWYGKLVGAYFKSHPKQQEAVLHVVDRDFIATKHLPEDWKRWDEWYNYKWIADDLHVLIKIDEKSYTGGENGDNHPMAWYHSFDGGRAFYTELGHTDESYADPLYLKHLLGGIQYAIGKK from the coding sequence ATGAAAAAATTAATTATCATTTGCCTGCTAACGGGCTTGGCTATCATTGATGCAGCCGCCAAAACCAAAGTGCTTGTATTTTGTAAAACAGCCGGGTTTCATCACAATTCAATAGCGGTAGGTGTACCGGCAATTATGAAGCTGGGGGCCGAAAATGGTTTTGCTGTGGATAGCACCACCAACGCCGAAAAGTTTACCACAGCCAATTTAAAGCAATATGCTGCTGTAATATTTTTAAGTACTACGGGTGATGTATTGAACGATGCGCAGCAAACAGCTTTTGAACAATATATTAAAGCCGGTGGCGGCTTTGTTGGCGTGCATGCTGCTACTGATACCGAATATGACTGGGCCTGGTACGGCAAGCTGGTTGGGGCTTATTTTAAAAGTCACCCTAAACAACAGGAAGCTGTTTTACATGTGGTCGACCGTGATTTTATCGCCACCAAGCACTTGCCCGAAGATTGGAAACGCTGGGACGAATGGTATAACTACAAATGGATAGCCGACGACCTGCATGTACTGATAAAAATAGATGAGAAAAGCTATACAGGCGGCGAAAACGGTGATAACCACCCTATGGCCTGGTACCACAGCTTTGATGGCGGCCGTGCCTTTTACACCGAGTTGGGACATACCGACGAGTCATACGCTGATCCGTTATACCTGAAGCATTTGTTGGGTGGTATTCAGTATGCAATAGGGAAGAAGTAA
- a CDS encoding DUF3667 domain-containing protein, which produces MKKHYREENDCLNCGAILQGKFCSNCGQENLQVKESFGHMMNHAVSDYFHFDHQFFHTLQPLLFKPGKLTTEYLAGRRTQYLHPVKMYIFISLVYFVLLFKSNTADIVTLSNDKAKSEQAADNMKISVKNGIDNSIFLSADQKKAIKKNVDFKADSIKRDIKAANKKDSIKTYEQYLATQRQLPADKRDGVISRYLEKKQFEWAKEGKSANEEINEGIKHNVPKMMFLLLPLFALILKIAFSKNKKFYVEYLIYSFHLHCFVFLFLAFLMLIQLLIPHKLIDLIVIMDVAALFFILWYMYRSLRVVYGRSRLRTITKMIGVSVSYFLVFAICLTILATITAVTTL; this is translated from the coding sequence ATGAAAAAGCACTACCGCGAGGAAAACGACTGCCTAAACTGCGGGGCAATTTTGCAGGGTAAATTTTGCTCAAACTGCGGGCAGGAGAACCTTCAGGTAAAGGAAAGCTTTGGCCATATGATGAATCATGCCGTCAGCGATTATTTCCATTTCGACCATCAGTTTTTTCATACGTTACAGCCGCTGCTTTTTAAGCCAGGGAAGCTTACAACCGAGTATCTGGCCGGTCGCAGGACGCAATATCTGCATCCTGTTAAAATGTATATATTTATTAGCCTGGTGTATTTTGTACTGTTGTTTAAAAGCAATACGGCAGATATCGTGACCCTAAGCAATGATAAGGCAAAATCAGAGCAAGCGGCGGATAACATGAAGATATCCGTTAAAAATGGGATTGATAACAGTATTTTCCTCAGCGCAGATCAAAAGAAGGCGATAAAAAAAAATGTCGATTTTAAGGCCGATAGCATTAAGCGGGACATTAAAGCCGCTAATAAAAAGGATTCCATTAAAACTTATGAACAATACCTTGCTACCCAGCGACAATTACCGGCAGATAAAAGGGACGGTGTGATAAGCAGGTATTTAGAGAAGAAACAATTTGAGTGGGCAAAAGAGGGCAAATCTGCAAATGAAGAGATTAATGAGGGCATTAAGCATAATGTGCCTAAGATGATGTTTTTACTACTGCCACTATTTGCGTTGATACTTAAGATCGCGTTCTCCAAAAACAAAAAGTTTTATGTGGAGTACCTCATCTATTCGTTCCATCTCCACTGCTTCGTATTCTTGTTCCTGGCATTTCTTATGTTGATACAGTTGCTTATCCCGCATAAGCTTATCGATCTTATTGTTATAATGGATGTAGCAGCCCTGTTTTTTATCCTCTGGTATATGTACCGCTCCCTACGTGTTGTTTACGGTAGAAGCAGGTTAAGGACAATTACAAAGATGATTGGGGTGTCGGTGAGCTACTTCCTGGTATTTGCCATTTGTCTAACCATCCTGGCTACCATTACCGCGGTTACAACATTATAA
- a CDS encoding nucleoside permease, whose protein sequence is MNIKFRLILMNFMQFFVWGAWLLTIGAYWFQNKHWSGAQFGAIFSTMGISSIFMPAITGIISDRFINAEKLYGIMHILGALTLFSLPLVTNPSTFFWVILLNMMFYMPTLSLSITVSYSALKSNNIDVVKDFPPIRIWGTIGFIAALWTVSLTHSEISANQFYIAGAVALILGLYSFTLPKCPPLSAKTEKKSFASSLGLNAFALFKDPKFVIFFAFSMLLGAALQLTNAYGDTFIHDFAKVPVYKDSIAVKYPAIIMSISQISETLFILAIPFFLRKFGIKYVMLFSMLAWVLRFGLFAFGDPAGGLWMIVLSCIVYGMAFDFFNISGSLFVETQAAPEIRGSAQGLFMMMVNGFGAFFGSRISGIVIDKFFTHADQSKDWHGIWLSFAGYALVIAIIFPFAFRYRHNAALKHAIKHA, encoded by the coding sequence ATGAATATTAAGTTCCGCTTAATACTAATGAATTTTATGCAATTTTTTGTGTGGGGGGCTTGGTTGCTTACTATCGGCGCATATTGGTTTCAAAACAAACACTGGTCGGGAGCACAATTCGGTGCTATTTTTTCGACGATGGGCATTTCATCTATCTTTATGCCTGCTATTACCGGCATTATATCAGACAGGTTTATTAATGCAGAGAAGCTATACGGCATAATGCATATCCTTGGGGCACTAACCCTATTCAGCTTGCCGCTTGTTACTAACCCTTCAACTTTTTTTTGGGTGATTTTGCTGAACATGATGTTTTACATGCCCACGTTATCACTGTCCATTACTGTATCATATTCTGCATTAAAAAGTAATAATATCGATGTTGTCAAAGATTTCCCCCCTATCAGGATTTGGGGTACCATTGGTTTTATTGCAGCATTGTGGACAGTTAGTTTAACGCACAGCGAAATTTCGGCCAATCAATTTTATATAGCCGGTGCAGTGGCGTTAATATTAGGTTTGTATTCATTTACGTTGCCCAAATGCCCGCCACTGTCGGCTAAAACCGAGAAAAAATCATTTGCAAGTTCGTTGGGGTTAAATGCGTTTGCGTTGTTTAAAGATCCTAAGTTTGTCATCTTCTTCGCCTTCTCCATGTTGTTGGGCGCAGCATTGCAGCTTACCAACGCTTATGGCGATACCTTTATTCATGATTTCGCCAAAGTCCCTGTTTACAAAGATTCGATAGCGGTTAAGTATCCGGCCATTATTATGTCGATATCGCAAATCTCCGAAACATTGTTTATCCTGGCTATCCCCTTCTTCCTGCGTAAGTTCGGCATTAAATATGTAATGCTTTTTAGTATGCTGGCCTGGGTGTTACGGTTTGGTTTATTTGCCTTTGGCGATCCTGCCGGAGGCCTATGGATGATCGTTTTATCATGTATAGTATACGGTATGGCCTTTGATTTCTTTAATATATCGGGATCATTATTTGTAGAAACCCAGGCAGCACCAGAAATACGCGGAAGCGCGCAGGGTTTATTTATGATGATGGTAAATGGTTTTGGCGCCTTTTTTGGCAGCCGTATAAGCGGCATTGTGATAGACAAATTTTTCACACATGCCGATCAAAGTAAAGACTGGCATGGCATCTGGCTTAGCTTTGCCGGTTATGCCCTGGTTATTGCTATTATATTTCCCTTTGCATTTAGATACAGGCATAATGCTGCATTGAAGCACGCCATTAAACACGCTTAA
- a CDS encoding bifunctional nuclease family protein, translating to MKKIKLDIVGLSYSQTQSGAYALVLGEVSGRRRLPIIIGSFEAQAIAIEIEKMTPSRPLTHDLFKSFAEAYQIEVQEIIIYNLVDGIFYSKLICSDGKRSVEIDARTSDAIAIAVRFDCPIFTYEFILSTAGIVIEGNDFVYLENINETQEEKTVNTSTVGSGFASLSVDELKTKLQEALAEESYEKAAKIRDELNKRKAS from the coding sequence ATGAAAAAAATTAAGCTGGATATTGTAGGCTTGTCATACAGCCAAACACAATCCGGCGCTTATGCTTTAGTTTTGGGCGAAGTTAGCGGCAGGCGCAGGCTGCCTATTATCATAGGTAGTTTTGAGGCACAGGCTATTGCGATTGAAATAGAAAAAATGACGCCAAGCCGCCCGCTTACGCATGATCTTTTTAAAAGTTTTGCGGAGGCCTACCAGATAGAGGTGCAGGAGATTATCATATACAACCTGGTTGATGGTATTTTTTATTCCAAGTTAATTTGCAGCGATGGTAAACGCTCGGTTGAAATTGATGCCCGTACATCTGATGCTATAGCTATAGCGGTCAGGTTTGATTGCCCAATTTTCACCTACGAATTTATACTGTCGACAGCCGGAATTGTAATTGAAGGCAACGACTTTGTTTACCTTGAAAATATCAACGAGACACAGGAAGAAAAAACGGTTAATACCTCAACAGTAGGCAGTGGCTTTGCTTCGTTAAGTGTTGACGAGCTGAAAACAAAATTGCAGGAGGCCCTTGCCGAAGAATCATACGAAAAGGCCGCTAAAATACGCGATGAGTTGAATAAACGTAAAGCCTCCTGA
- a CDS encoding electron transfer flavoprotein subunit alpha/FixB family protein, which yields MSVLIYAENAGGTFKKSVFEAVSYAKAIADQNNTDLVAISIGDVDAAGLASLGKYGAKKVLNVSGDKLKNFINQAYASIIAEAAKKEGADVVVLSNTFSGRGLAPRLGVKLEAGVADGAVALPEQNDGKFRVKKTAFSGKAFAVVELTSANKVIALIPNSYKVVETGGIAQVEDFAAATKQSDFKAIIKEIVRAADKVSLPDAEIVVSAGRGLKGPENWGMIEELANLLGAATACSKPVSDAGWRPHSEHVGQTGIAVSPNLYIAIGISGAIQHLAGISSSKVIVVINKDPEAPFFKVADYGIVGDAFEVVPQLIATVKEYKASA from the coding sequence ATGTCAGTTTTAATATATGCGGAAAATGCCGGCGGCACATTCAAAAAATCAGTTTTTGAAGCTGTAAGCTATGCCAAGGCTATTGCCGATCAAAATAATACCGACCTGGTAGCCATCTCTATCGGCGACGTAGATGCAGCCGGATTAGCCTCGCTGGGCAAGTACGGTGCAAAAAAAGTACTTAATGTATCGGGCGATAAGCTAAAAAACTTCATAAACCAGGCCTACGCATCTATCATAGCCGAAGCTGCAAAAAAAGAGGGCGCTGATGTTGTAGTACTTTCAAACACCTTTTCGGGCCGTGGTTTGGCGCCGCGTTTGGGCGTTAAGCTGGAAGCAGGCGTCGCCGATGGCGCTGTGGCCCTTCCGGAGCAAAATGATGGTAAATTCAGGGTAAAAAAAACAGCCTTTTCGGGCAAGGCCTTCGCGGTAGTTGAGTTAACTTCGGCAAATAAGGTCATTGCTCTTATTCCAAACTCTTATAAAGTTGTAGAAACCGGCGGCATCGCGCAGGTAGAAGATTTTGCGGCAGCAACCAAACAATCGGATTTTAAGGCGATAATTAAAGAGATAGTTCGTGCTGCCGATAAAGTTTCGTTGCCTGATGCCGAAATAGTTGTATCTGCCGGACGTGGATTAAAAGGCCCCGAAAACTGGGGTATGATAGAAGAACTGGCCAATTTACTTGGCGCTGCTACAGCCTGCTCAAAACCGGTATCTGACGCAGGGTGGCGGCCACATAGCGAACATGTTGGACAAACCGGTATAGCTGTCAGTCCAAATTTGTATATTGCGATAGGAATTTCAGGCGCTATTCAGCACCTGGCTGGTATCAGTTCTTCAAAGGTAATAGTGGTTATCAATAAAGATCCGGAAGCGCCGTTTTTTAAAGTGGCAGATTACGGCATAGTTGGCGATGCCTTTGAAGTGGTGCCCCAATTAATAGCGACAGTAAAAGAATATAAAGCTTCAGCATAA
- a CDS encoding electron transfer flavoprotein subunit beta/FixA family protein: MKILVCISNVPDTTTKITFTDNNTQFNTNGVQFILNPYDEIALSRAIELTDGGKGTVTVINVGEVSTEATIRKALAIGATDAVRINAKPHDAWYVAYQVAQYAKVNSFDLILTGRESIDYNGSKVAGMLGELLDIPSVSIIKKLDAADNEATVEREIEGGKEILTIPFPFVAGTAEGVAEPKIPNMRGIMSARTKPLVVVEPVEVKTFSEIISYETPAPRGQVTLVAADDVAKLVNLLHAEARVI; this comes from the coding sequence ATGAAGATTTTGGTATGTATAAGTAATGTTCCCGATACCACCACAAAAATAACTTTTACTGATAACAACACCCAATTTAATACCAACGGTGTTCAATTTATATTAAATCCTTACGACGAGATAGCTCTTTCAAGGGCTATTGAATTAACCGACGGCGGCAAAGGCACAGTAACAGTTATCAATGTTGGCGAAGTAAGTACCGAGGCCACAATTCGCAAAGCGCTGGCCATTGGCGCCACCGATGCTGTACGGATTAACGCGAAGCCACATGATGCATGGTATGTAGCTTACCAGGTTGCGCAATATGCAAAAGTTAATTCTTTCGACCTGATCCTTACAGGTCGCGAATCTATTGATTACAACGGATCAAAAGTTGCCGGCATGCTGGGCGAGCTTCTGGATATTCCGTCGGTATCAATCATTAAAAAGCTGGATGCAGCAGATAATGAAGCTACAGTTGAACGGGAGATAGAAGGCGGCAAAGAAATTTTAACCATTCCGTTCCCTTTTGTTGCAGGCACAGCCGAAGGTGTTGCCGAGCCGAAGATCCCGAATATGCGTGGTATCATGTCGGCACGTACCAAACCTTTAGTAGTGGTGGAGCCTGTTGAAGTAAAAACTTTTTCGGAAATTATCAGTTATGAAACACCGGCCCCGCGCGGACAGGTTACTTTAGTTGCCGCAGATGACGTGGCCAAACTGGTTAATCTTTTACATGCCGAAGCTCGCGTTATCTAA
- a CDS encoding tetratricopeptide repeat protein, translating into MELSRLDKLLEFIKSEPNDEFLKYALATEYLRLNQVDKSLEYYEDLVNNHPNYTGTYYHLGKLYEALNRKDDAIATYENGMKITKAKRDNHAFSELQAVYRQAMGIEEDDDDY; encoded by the coding sequence ATGGAGTTGAGCAGATTAGATAAGCTACTGGAATTTATTAAGAGTGAACCTAACGACGAGTTTTTAAAATACGCGCTCGCTACCGAATATCTTCGTCTTAATCAGGTAGATAAGTCGCTTGAATATTATGAAGACCTGGTAAATAACCACCCCAATTATACCGGCACTTATTACCACTTAGGTAAACTTTATGAGGCCCTGAACCGTAAGGATGACGCTATTGCCACCTACGAAAACGGCATGAAAATCACCAAAGCCAAGCGCGATAACCACGCATTTTCGGAATTGCAGGCCGTTTACCGGCAGGCAATGGGTATTGAGGAAGATGATGACGATTATTAG
- the chrA gene encoding chromate efflux transporter, with translation MNKRSLLFLRDVLMYTFTAFGGPQAHIAVLLREFVQKRGYITEEELMELNALSQVLPGPSSTQTLVGIAWKVGGLQLALITFLIWILPSAAIMGMAAISYKMFANQAKFNHVVSYVQPVAVGIVAYATFSFAHKFLKTKVSTMLAIGSLIATLILQNAYAFPLLILLGGILSSAMETQPQENELRVKLYSNVNPNKVAYFIGILLFFAALGAVINQTSPFSLPIRLFENFYRNGILTFGGGQVMVPLLYTEFVEVKHYLSSSEFLSGYALQQALPGPTFSFTSFLGGITLGNKGYGVGGQIVGSLVAVIGVNTPGLILILFIVPFWEDLKKITRIKNSLSGINAVAVGFMATALILLVRPFGGNWVAYLLMACTFLLLKFTKIKAPLIIIMGVILGLIV, from the coding sequence ATGAACAAAAGAAGCTTACTATTTCTTCGCGATGTTTTAATGTACACCTTTACTGCTTTTGGTGGTCCGCAGGCGCATATCGCTGTTTTACTGCGCGAATTTGTGCAGAAGCGCGGTTATATCACCGAGGAGGAATTGATGGAACTGAACGCATTGTCGCAGGTATTGCCCGGCCCTTCATCAACCCAAACCCTTGTTGGTATTGCCTGGAAAGTTGGCGGCCTGCAATTGGCGCTAATAACTTTTTTAATCTGGATTTTGCCATCGGCCGCCATAATGGGAATGGCCGCCATCAGCTATAAAATGTTTGCCAACCAGGCTAAGTTTAATCATGTGGTAAGTTATGTGCAACCTGTAGCTGTTGGTATTGTTGCCTACGCAACCTTCAGTTTTGCCCATAAGTTTTTAAAAACCAAGGTAAGTACCATGCTGGCTATTGGATCATTAATTGCCACGCTGATACTACAAAATGCCTATGCTTTTCCGCTGTTGATTTTGTTAGGAGGCATCCTGTCATCGGCGATGGAAACACAGCCACAAGAGAACGAACTGAGGGTAAAGCTTTATTCAAATGTAAACCCCAACAAGGTGGCTTATTTTATCGGCATCCTGTTGTTTTTTGCTGCTTTGGGCGCTGTCATTAACCAAACATCCCCTTTCAGTTTGCCCATTCGTTTGTTCGAAAATTTTTACCGTAACGGCATTCTTACATTTGGCGGCGGGCAGGTTATGGTACCCTTGCTTTATACCGAATTTGTAGAAGTGAAACACTATCTCAGTAGTTCGGAGTTTCTTTCAGGTTACGCTTTACAACAGGCATTGCCAGGGCCCACATTTTCGTTTACTTCCTTTTTGGGAGGAATAACTTTAGGTAATAAGGGATATGGTGTTGGCGGGCAAATAGTTGGCAGCCTGGTAGCGGTAATAGGCGTAAACACTCCGGGCCTAATTCTGATACTCTTTATCGTACCCTTTTGGGAAGATCTTAAAAAAATAACCCGTATCAAAAATTCGTTAAGCGGCATAAACGCCGTGGCAGTAGGTTTTATGGCAACAGCCCTTATCCTGTTGGTACGCCCATTTGGAGGTAACTGGGTGGCTTATTTGTTAATGGCCTGTACGTTTCTTTTGTTGAAATTTACGAAGATTAAGGCTCCGCTGATAATCATTATGGGGGTGATTTTAGGGTTGATTGTTTAA
- a CDS encoding helix-turn-helix domain-containing protein encodes MSRPVLKVENYAPDEIKAMFRDDERYTIGIRLYAVYQVSIGQPSRKLEELYNTSFKQITNWVHRFEKEGIDGLRDKPGRGRTARLNEVQRNRIADLLTKESPAGHGYNTATWTGPLLIEWIAKNYGLVYKKAQIYNIIKSLGFTYQKGRGLFPETDTQKQEAFKVALKKTP; translated from the coding sequence ATGTCAAGGCCAGTATTAAAGGTAGAGAATTATGCGCCGGATGAGATAAAAGCAATGTTCCGGGACGATGAGCGTTACACAATAGGGATACGTTTGTATGCTGTCTACCAGGTATCCATAGGACAGCCAAGCAGAAAACTGGAAGAATTATATAATACCAGTTTTAAACAAATCACTAATTGGGTACATCGGTTTGAAAAAGAAGGCATAGACGGTTTAAGGGATAAGCCAGGCAGGGGCCGGACAGCAAGACTGAATGAGGTACAGCGGAACAGGATAGCTGATTTGTTGACAAAGGAATCGCCCGCAGGCCATGGTTATAACACCGCTACATGGACAGGGCCGTTGTTGATCGAATGGATAGCAAAGAATTACGGCCTTGTTTATAAGAAAGCCCAGATTTATAATATTATTAAATCATTAGGCTTTACCTATCAGAAAGGGCGGGGTTTATTCCCTGAAACGGATACACAAAAACAAGAAGCATTTAAAGTGGCATTAAAAAAAACTCCTTGA
- a CDS encoding IS630 family transposase has product MPPDSVLLYEDECSLSNTATVSYGWSKKGEQPQIPCKQRKRERQTVFGSYNYDTGQITVSFADKGNSHTFKKHLKKILATYKGVSKIIVVLDNVAYHHAKKINAWIERHPVLELFFLPPYSPDLNAVERAWWYMRKKITHNRYLKTLKERKAAFWKMFSHFLKPNIELKTVCEINY; this is encoded by the coding sequence TTGCCCCCGGATAGTGTATTGCTTTACGAAGACGAGTGTTCGCTGTCCAACACGGCTACGGTAAGCTACGGGTGGTCAAAGAAAGGCGAACAACCTCAGATACCGTGTAAGCAGCGAAAAAGGGAAAGGCAAACTGTTTTCGGAAGTTATAATTATGATACGGGCCAAATAACGGTAAGTTTTGCAGATAAAGGCAATAGCCATACCTTTAAGAAACATCTGAAGAAAATACTGGCAACCTATAAAGGAGTATCAAAGATAATTGTGGTATTAGACAATGTAGCCTACCACCATGCAAAGAAAATAAACGCATGGATTGAAAGGCATCCGGTATTAGAATTGTTTTTCCTACCACCATACAGCCCTGATCTCAATGCAGTTGAAAGGGCGTGGTGGTATATGAGAAAGAAAATAACGCATAACAGGTATCTTAAGACCCTTAAAGAAAGAAAGGCTGCTTTTTGGAAAATGTTCTCTCATTTCCTAAAACCCAATATTGAACTAAAAACCGTTTGTGAAATTAATTATTAG